From Thermococcus barophilus MP:
CCGGAACTCGTTAAAAACGTTGATAAAAGTCCGCTTTATGCAGTTCTCGGCAAGTTTTTGTATCTTCCAGATAATGTGCTTATTGGAGAAGATGCAGTAACATTAATGGATATTTACGGTATTCTGCCCAATGATGCTATAATCCTAGCAACCTGCAAGTTTTACGGGATCAAGTACTTGATATCATTTGACAGTGACTTCAGAGAGGCATGTGAGAAAGAAGGAATTACTCTCATTGAAAGCAAAGAAAAGCTGAATGAAATTATCAAATCTGGTGGCTCAAAATGAGGGTTGCAGTAATCGGAGCAAATGGTCAACTGGGGACAGATTTGGTTGAAGTCTTTGGGGAAGAAGCAATCCCTTTGACCCATAAAGACTTAGATGTTACTGATTTTGGGAGCTTGAAGATTTTGAAGGAGCTTAAGCCCGATGTGATAATTAATACAGCAGCTTATGTTAGGGTTGATGATGCAGAGCTTTACCCGGAAAAAGCATTTCAAGTTAATGCAATTGGAGCTTTAAACGTTGCAAAAATAGCCAACGAAATTGATGCCGTTAATGTTTACATCAGCACAGATTACGTTTTTGATGGAACTAAAGGAAAGCCTTACATCGAGGAGGATGTTCCAAATCCAATAAATGTTTACGGGCTGAGCAAATATGCTGGTGAAATTTTCACTAAAAACTATTCTGGGAGATATTATATCATCAGGGTTGCGAGTTTGTATGGAAAGGCGGGAGCGAGCGGAAAAGGCGGAAACTTCGTTGAGTTTATGATTCAAAAGGCCAAGAAGGGAGAGAATATCAGGGTTGTTAAGGATATGTTTATGAGCCCCACCTATACTAAAGATGTCGCCAGAACATTGAAGAAGTTCTTGGAGCTAAAGCCAGAGTTTGGAGTCTATCACATGGTGAATGAGGGATATTGTAGCTGGTATGAATTTACGAGGGCGATATTTGAGATTTTAGGCTGGGAGGTTGGGGTGAAGCCTATAAAGTCAAGTGAGCTGAAAAGATTAGCAAAGAGACCACAGCTTTCGGCGTTAAGGAATGAAAAACTGGAAAAGCTTGGTTTGAAAATGAGGCATTGGAGAGAAGCTTTGGGAGAGTATTTAAAGGAGAAGGGATATCTCTAGATGTCTTTGGACAAAGGGGCTTCGTCCCTTAAACCCCGTTTTTATTTCTTTATCTCGGCGCTTCGCGCCGCACTTCATACATGGCGAGGCAAGCCAAGCTCTGCAGAGGATTGAAAGAGGACGGGAATTGTCTTTGCCGGGACTGTAATTAATTTTTGTTGAGTCCTGAAAAAATCTCCGAACATCAATGTTTAAATATGTGATGACTCCCAATGTAACATGGGGTGACCCCACAATGTTGTTCAGTCGCATAAAGAAGTCGAGGAATGAGATGTTTGACCGTGAATATGAGTTTGACAAAATCGTCTCGGCCATAAAAGATGGGGTGCCGCTTATAGTGGTCACGGGCATCCGTCGCGTGGGTAAAACAACGCTTGTAAAAGTCCTGCTTAATGAGATAGACACGCCCGGAGTGTATATAGATGCGAGAAAGCTCTGGAGCACCCATGCAAACATCTCCCCCAATGTTATAAAAAAGGAGATACTAAAATCCCTTAACGCTAGGAAAAGCTACGCACCCGTCATGAGACTCCTGAAGTCTTTGAAAAGTGTGACGATTGCGGGCTCTGGTGTAGAGTTTAAGGACAAAAACACAGACCTTATAGATGTTCTTGATGATATTGAGAACAGCGGGGAGAGGGCGGTAATAATTTTCGATGAAGCTCAGTACCTTCGCTACTCTAACTATGACTACACTGCTCTGTTTGCATCCCTGAATGATAGTTATGAGAATATCACCCTGATCCTCACGGGTTCGGAAATAGGGGTTCTCGAAGAGTTCCTGGGCTTCAACGACAGGTACTCCCCGCTCTACAAAAGGGAGCACGAGATAGTGCACTTAGACCGCTTCAGCAGGGGTGAGAGTATGCAGTACCTGATGAAGGGATTCCATGAGACGGGCATGGATGTGCCGGATGAAGAGATAAGGGACGCCGTTGAAGTACTGGATGGGATTGTCGGATGGCTCAGGGAGTACGGTTGGCTGCGCTACCGCGGGAGGAGTCACGGCACTGCCATAGACGAGGTGTTCCAGCGGGCAAAAAGCGATATAATAGACGAGCTTTCAAGGTATTCACGAAGGTACCTCACCATAATGATGGCTGTTTCGGAGGGCTATAACGCGTGGTCATCCCTAAAAGCGTACCTTGAGAGGGCTGAAGGGAAGAGAATAAACGATGGATCATTGAATACTGCCCTTCGAAATCTCATTAAGTACGGTTACCTCGAGAAACATGGGGATGAGTACCGCATCACCGACCCGGTAATTGAGAGGGCACTCAGGCATGCGCGCTGAAATCTGAAATGGCATGATATATGTTAAATGGCTTATAAAGGTGGTATCATACGCTGACAAAGGTGAAACCCATGAGTGAAGCAAGCCAGGCACTGCATAAAATCGCAAGGGGCACCGGGATCATCTTTGCTGGGACGGTTATTTCGATGTTCTTCGGGTTTTTGAGTAGAGCAATAATAGCGAGGGAGTTCTCGAAGGCCGAATATGGGGTGTTTAATTTAGCCTTAACTGTTTTGAGCATAGGGCTCGTTATAGCCACGCTCGGCTTTCAAAATGCTCTGCCCAGGGAGGTCGCGTTCTACAGGGAGAAGGAGCCCGGGAAGGTTGGTAGGTTGATTTCAACGGCCATCGCCATAACAGCGGTGAGTGCGGTGACAACGGCCCTCCTGATCTTCTTCCTAGCCGGGGACATATCTTTGATCTTCCGCGAGGAGCGCCTGGTCAGCGCGCTCAGGGTCATAGTCCTGGCCCTCCCCTTCTCAGCACTAACGGCGGTCATCATCTCGGCCTCAAGGGGCTTCGGCAGGGTGAGGGAGCAGGTGTATTTTCAGAACATGGTTTACTCGACGGTGTTTTTGGTTCTGGTTGCGGCTGGAGTTGCCATGGGACTCCCTTTTGGGTACGTGTTTTTTGCCTACGTTGCCGCCCAGGCTGTTACGCTTACTGCGCTGGGCGCAGACGTGAGAAAAAGCAGGCTCTTCACGCTCAGGGCTTCCTTTGACCTAAGAATTGGGAGGGAGCTGGTGGTCTTCTCGCTCCCCCTCTTGTTTTCGGGGATTCTCGCATTTATAATGAACTGGACAGACACGCTGATGCTCGGCTACTACAAGGGCTCGGAGGTCGTTGGCCTTTACAACAGTGCGGCACCCATCGCCAGACTTATCCCAATCTTTCTGAACTCTGCAGGGTTTTTATACGCCCCGATAGCCGCCGGGCTCTACGCCCAGGGAAAAGTTGAAGAGATGGGGAGAACCTACCAGATACTGACGAAGTGGGTGTTCATGCTGACGCTCCCGATATTCAGCGTCATGTTCCTCTTCCCGGAGGCCACTATAGGGTTCTTCTTTGGGTCAAAGTACGTCCCAGCAGCTTCAGCACTTCAGATTCTGGCTCTTGGCTTCATGTTCCACACGTTTTTGGGATTAAACGGGCTGAGCTTAGTTGTGATTGGAGAGAGCAAGTTCATCATGTTATTTAATCTCATCTCTGCAATGTTTAATCTCTTACTAAATACATTATTAATCCCGGTTTATGGCTTTGAAGGCGCAGCTGTTGCAACAGTAATTTCGTATAGTACGGGAAATATCTTAGTTTCTTCACGACTTTATCAGAAAACTAAAATCCACCCCTTCAGCTGGAACTATGTAAAGCCTCTGGCTATTAGTTTTATACTGCTTGGGATTATCAAGGGGCTTAATTTAAAAGTGCCGAGCATATGGTACGCGGTTCCCATTCTGGTTGCCTTCCTTGGGGTGTATACCCTCCTCGTGCTCCTGAGCAGGAGCATTGATAAAGAGGACGTTGAGCTACTGCTGGCGGTGGAGAAGAGGCTGGGAGTCGATTTAGGGATAATAAAAAGGGTTTTGAGGAGGTTTGTTTAGAGCTTGCCTTTTAGTTTTAGGTTTTTGATTGCTTTTTTGAGCTTTTCATCCTCTTGGTTCTTCTCGTAGTAGCTTGGATCAACGTATTTTGGCTTTCTCTTAGCAAACTCTGAGTCTTCTTCAAAGATTTCCATTAAAACTCTTCCGTCCATGTCATTAGGGATTGGTAAACCAAAGATGTGGAGGATTGTTGGGACAATATCATAAACGCGAGGGAGTCTCTCAAATTTTATGCTATCTTTTATGTGTTCCCCATATGTGGAGAAAACTCCATGGATTTCGTGATCTCCTTTGTAAATCGGTTCCACTAGTCTTCTTTTAAGCTCTGCTGAAAGTTCAACCCCCTTTTTAGGGATTATAAACAAGTCTGGTAGTAGGTGGAGATATGGTCCAGTGTATATCTCTTCGGTGGACACTACCTTAGAGATTTCTGGAAAAGAGTTTAATGCTCTTTTTACTTGCTCCTTGATTGAGTTTTCAGTAGTATATACTCCCCAAGTATTATGTGATGCAAAAAAGGCCTTTCTTCTCTGAGAATTCGAGGCATGTGACATTTGGGTTATTCCTTTTTTCATGAGTATTTTCGCTATTTTAGGGGGGAGCATCCTTCTGCCGAGTCTGATTAACGATGCTTTAAACTCATTATATTCTATAAAGCCTGAGCGAGCTAGTGCTTGATTCACGTAGAAGATTTTGCGTTTAATCTCAAATCCATGATCACTAACAATAAAAGTAATATCTGCAATATCCCTTGCATCATGAATGAATTTCTTTATTTTCCTGAAAACGGGACTTACAAGATGCGTGTCTTTTCCTTCTAGGATCTGTGGAAAAATATGGGAAAACCAATCAGTCTCACTAAACACGAGAAAATACAAATCCCAACTATGTTTTTCCAATAACTCGTAGTACAATGTGAGTCTAGTATTAGTGAATTCTTCTACAAGTTTTGCATATTCACGTGAGTTATTTTTGTGTTTTTCCCAAGAATGAGGGGGATCAATTAAATATTCATTATATTTTTCCTTGATTTTTTTGGGATAGATTTCTTGGCGAGGAGCTGCCCAATCCGAAACTATTATTGTGTTGTCCCTGAATCTGAATCCATCAAAGGGATAACTCATGGGCAAATTAATGAGAATACTTCTCAATCCATACACATCTAGGAACTCTGATATCCTAGGATACCGTACATCATACGAAGTTGTAAGTTTGGACTTAAAATTCCGAGGGTCTATCTTTAAGAAATCTATAATCCCATGTTTTGCAGGATTTACTCCTGTAACTATGGATGTCCAAGCGGGTGGTGTATATGGGGGGATTGTTGAGACGAAGTCATGAAGTTGAGACTTTATGCCAATCAACTTTGAAGTCGTTTTATTTGCTCCATCGAGACCAATAATGGCGATTCTATACTTTTTGTTCCTCACAGGATACCCCCCATAGTCATTAGTTATTGCTCACATACTACCTTGGCATTTGGCTTTATATCCTTTTCGTAAAAACAAAAATCTCGCCAGAAAAGAGAAATTGGGGCAAGATAGAACTGTACTTGAAAGGCCTCAGCTACGGCAAGTTGGGGATGCTTGGAATCAGCTCCATGACAGTTTGGAAAATAGTTCAGAAATTCTGGGGTTAACCAGTCGTCTAGTGGTGTTACTGAATAGTCTTAAGAGGAACACTAATGCAATCTTATGCTCTATGTAAAGGTTAGATATAGATCCAGCAGCTTTCTTGCAATTACTTTACTTTTCCATCTTTTCTCTGCTTCTTTTTTGGCATTTTTTCCCAATTTTTGTCTTAGTTTTTTATCATCTATTAATATTCTAAGTTTTTCAGCAATATTTTCTGGGTTATTTGGATCTGCTAAGACCCCAGTCTTGTTAGGTGTTACTATATATCTATTTGGAAGAATTTTTGAAACGAGAGTTGGGGTTCCTGTAGCCATAGCTTCTAAAATTACCATTGGTAAGGTTTCTTGAAACGAAAGGAGGACAGTGATAGATGCATTCGAATAAAGGGTTAACATTTGTTTGTATCTCACTCTCCCTAAGAATTTAACGTTTCTTATCTCATTTCTTCTTACAAAGTCTTTTAGTATCCGAATGTAGTTAGAGTCTCCAGAGCCAGCAAATATGATCTTAAAGTCTCTAACTTCATTTTCCACTAGTTTCACAGCTCTTAAGAACCCTAACTGGTTCTTTAATGGTATTATATTTGCTGGATAAAGAATTATATTTTCTTCATTTTTTTTCACTTTAAAAAATTCTTCGGATATTGGATTCTCAATTATAGCGATTTTGTCAGGATCTACCCCAAGAGATATAAATTCCTCTTTAGCGTAGGGAGATAGGGCTATGAGTTTGGATACTTTATCTGCATACTTTCTGATTCTAAAAGTATTCCCATAACCATAAGCTACTTTTGCATACTTATTCGTGATATGCTTTCTTTCCTTCCAGACCATTCCATGAACAGTAAGCAATGTGGGAAGTCTATTAAAAATTCCAAAAAATGCCCCAAATGGCACGTGGGAGTGTACCAAGTTGTGTGTGTTATGTAACTTATTTGAATACATCTTCACACAATAAATTTCTCCAAATACTGCTTCTAGCGGAATGGACTTGACATTAATAATATTAAGATTTGGGGACTCTAACTCACTAACATCTACACTTCTATTGTCGGTAGTGTCCAATGACAGTATGTCTATACTAATTTCATTCTTTTCTAAAACCTTTTGGAACGTCTTAAGGCCTTTTATGGTGTTATATGATGCAGAGGATGGCCCATCATGTGGATGTAAAACATTTCTAACTATTAGCAAAACTTTCATTAGCCTCACCTGCCAATGATTACTGCATTGTCAGTATATATTATATCAAAACATCTGTTTGTGTATATGGGGTCTAGATAGTAAGTGTACGGTTTAAAGAATTTCCAACCAGGTGTTTCCACAACATTAAGTCTTAAGTTTAGTAGTATATAATTACTATGACTTTCTTTACAATATTCAGAAAGTCCGGATAAAGCACTGTATGTTTTTTCATCTACATACCTTCTTTGAATCTTTAGGGGAAGTTGTCTAGCTCTCGCTTCCAAATAGTACTTATCCACAGTTATCAAATCTCCTAAAATTGTAATGGTATTGTCTGTACTGTGATACAACCACATGAAACTTCTAGTGATATATTCATATCTGCTTGGAGAGATATTGATAGTTTTATATTCATAAGTGGTGACAACTCCAAGTGTGGATATTATAAGTAAGAAGATTAATAACATGTTTACCACTCTTTTAATAAAAAGGGCGCTTGTGGAATCTTTAAGTTCTTTCAAGAATATTACAACAAATATTGCACCCCACAATGCAATATATCTATAAAGGATTATCCCAGCAATCCCATAAGTTAAAAATTCTCCAATAAACACTCCCCAAAACGAAAGCACTATTATATTGTGCTCCATATCATTATTTATATTATTATTTTTTAGTAAGCAAACCACACGAGATGTTATTCCATAAACTAAGATAAATACAACAGCGAGAAAGTACATTAGATGTATTATAGTAGATGTTGGATCTGACACATATGTATGGGGAGATGTAGGTGATTTTATAAAGAATCTTCTAAAGAACCCCAATGAGTTTGAATACAGATATGATATATCTATTTGGTAATCTTTCAGGAAATGGTGAAAAAGCATTCTATTAAATGAAAACAAAATGGATATAAATAGCAATGTATACCATAATCTGTGTATTTTTCCTTTTTCTTCACTTTTAGGCTTACTACTCCTGTAAATTAATACAGAACTAACCATAACAGAGTATATAAAGAATAAACTCCATCCTTCGGATGTGTAAGAGTAAAGGTGGTTGGCAGAAACTAGGATCAATAGTATCAAGGTTCTTCTAATAGAACCCATTTCGGATATATTGGCTATTAAGACAACTATTAAAGGGTATAGCGTACTACCCCAACTATGTGGGAACATGGGGGAATATGCAGCTTTCCCTGCTAATCCTAAGCTTCCCCATATTGTTATGTACACGGCAAATGAAAGATACATATAATCATTTGACTTAGACATTTTATTGTACAATACTCCCAGGGAGAATAAATATGGGAGTGAAAGAATTGGGAGAAATTGGAAGTCTTTTGGTGAAATTGTTGTGATTTTTGATAGAATTATATTGCTAAAAATTACGGCAGGGACGTAAAATGGATATCCATCCCCTACAGAAGGATCCCGTATATTTACATAAGAAGAATTTAGAAATTGATAAATTGCACTGGTAACCCTGAAATTAAAGGCACCAGTTATTCCAAGTGTATAATAAAATATTGGCAACGCCAATGTAAGAACGAAAACTAATATTGTTATCAGTGTTTTTAATAACTGCCTCATAGCTTCTCACCAAACATTACCTTTATGTATGTTTTCTCTACATTTTTGGCTATGTTTTTCCAATCATATTTTTGTGAATCTTTTTTGTTTATAGTTGATATCTTCAATATTTGTTTTTGATTCGAGATAAGAATGATAATAGTATTAATAAGGTTTGATGGGACTTGTGATGTATCTACGAGGTATCCATTTCTTTCCTCTTTTACTATCCAGGGTATGCCACCTACTTTAGTAGCGATAATTGGAAGGCCTGTTGCCATTGCTTCAAGGATAGCCGTTGGCACCCCCTCAAATTTGGATGGTAATATGAATACATCTGCGGAATAATATGCCTGTAGTAGGGGTTTGCCAGTGAGATATCCAGTAAACATAACTTTGTCCTCAATGCCTAACTTTCTTACTAAGTTTTCAAGCTCTTGTCTTTGTGGCCCATCACCTACAATTAACAAATTTAAGTTAAATTTTTCTTTTTTTAAGAGCTCGTTAAACGCAAGTATTAACTCTTTTACTCCTTTTTCCTTTTGGAGCCTCCCAACATATAGGATAGTTTTTACATTTCCCTTGTGTGTTTTGTACTTCTCCACATTCTCCTTAAAGCTTTGAAGGCTCTCATAATCGATTCCATTCGGAATGACAACTATTTTCTCTGGGGACACCCCAATTTTAATGAAATATCTTTTAGCCCTTGGGTCAAGAACAATAATTTTGTCGATCTTTGATAAAACCCACTTTCCTATACTTTTGTTATAAAACTCTGACAACAGATTTAGCCATCTGTTACTTCTACGTCCATAACCATGAACAGTTAGTATGAGAGGCTTTTTGTGCTTACTAAGTACCTTTACCAGAAACGTTACAAAATCTGTATGTACAAGCATGTATGAGTGCGTATGAACAACGTCAACATTTCCAACCATCTCTTTTAATACCCCAGCTATATAACTAAGCATGTAATATCCTCGGGCATATGGAAAGTATGGGGGCTTGGCTGGGATTCTAGTGATCTCAACGTTGGGATTATACTTCTCGTGGTCTATATTTATTTTTCTTGCCCTAAAAATACCTTGAAATTCAATAACGTCCGATGTCAATACAGTAATCTGGTGTCTCTTAGATAGGTAATTGGATAGATTATACACATAATTTGCTACACCATCTATTGCAGGTTTGAAATGGTCACAAATTTGTAATATCTTCATATGTACTCCCTCCTATATTACTATTTTTCCACATGCAATTTTCCAGTATTGTTGCACAAATTCTCTTGCGAGTTTCCATATTTTAATGGGCGATACCTCTTTGGTATTTATTCCAAATTCCTCAAGAATTCCCTTTAATTTTTTATATGCAAATGTGGTTTGCTCAGGATCGAGTACCAGAACCATATAAAGTAGAATAACGTGAAGATACCTATCAAGAGGTTTTCCGAATAGTGTCATCTTTAAGACTCTTCTTGAAACAGAATTCCTCAGCATTAACAAAAGGAACAATGCAATTTGAATCCTCTTTATTACTCCTATTCTCTGAAAAAGATATTTTGATTCAAACTCTTCTATTATCCCATCTATAGTTCGATCTTTCGTAGAATAGTCTGTTTTAGTTAGTTCAAGAAAGATCTCTAAGAGTATATCTCTCCCATTCCTTATCAGTGAAGGATCAAAATGCAGTGGGTGCCCCAAGGAGGCCCTAACAATGATTTTATATGCATTTTTGACTCTTTTATCTGAAGATAATTCCGAGACTATTTTCCAAGATCCGGCATAAATACCCTTTTTTATAAGCTTTAAGTCTGCACAATACAGTATTGCTTTAGCTATTTTTCGGTTCACCGTTCTGTGATCGTAGCTTTCATGATTTATCACAAGCGAGTTTACAAAGTAGAAAACTGCATCAAAGAAATATTGGTATAACTCGGAATTAGGAAGCTCTCTGGGGGAGTCTATTGTTATCCTCTTTCTAATATCGTCTCCACACAGAATTATTCCTTCTTTTTTTATATGGAACAGGAGAGTATCTTTTCCTCTTTTCATCCTGCTATATGTCAAAGGCGAGATTGACACATCGGCTTTAAGTTTTTCTTTTAAGATTTTTTCTTTTCTTTTTATTATTGGAAAGAGCAACGGCAGAAGTATAATAGGAACAACTATGTATAGGTCATAGTCACTTTCAGCAGTACCATCCCCCCGAGCTCTGCTACCGATTAAAATCACCGAATGTACAAAAGGCAATTTTAGTTCATTGCAGATAATTTCTTTTGCTGAATCTGTAATAATTGGCTTCATCTACCCCACCAGTGGTTGCCCTTCTACTGTTTTTGGAATTTCCAGATCTAAAAGTTTCAATATTGTAGGCATAATATCGACAACGCTTGCTTCAGTTAT
This genomic window contains:
- a CDS encoding type II toxin-antitoxin system VapC family toxin yields the protein MTSGKFRFFIDSNVILNYFYGDENAREIIEIAESIGEIFINGIVLTEVSIRYVKDKTGEKSYTLKHKPELVKNVDKSPLYAVLGKFLYLPDNVLIGEDAVTLMDIYGILPNDAIILATCKFYGIKYLISFDSDFREACEKEGITLIESKEKLNEIIKSGGSK
- the rfbD gene encoding dTDP-4-dehydrorhamnose reductase — encoded protein: MRVAVIGANGQLGTDLVEVFGEEAIPLTHKDLDVTDFGSLKILKELKPDVIINTAAYVRVDDAELYPEKAFQVNAIGALNVAKIANEIDAVNVYISTDYVFDGTKGKPYIEEDVPNPINVYGLSKYAGEIFTKNYSGRYYIIRVASLYGKAGASGKGGNFVEFMIQKAKKGENIRVVKDMFMSPTYTKDVARTLKKFLELKPEFGVYHMVNEGYCSWYEFTRAIFEILGWEVGVKPIKSSELKRLAKRPQLSALRNEKLEKLGLKMRHWREALGEYLKEKGYL
- a CDS encoding AAA family ATPase, with translation MLFSRIKKSRNEMFDREYEFDKIVSAIKDGVPLIVVTGIRRVGKTTLVKVLLNEIDTPGVYIDARKLWSTHANISPNVIKKEILKSLNARKSYAPVMRLLKSLKSVTIAGSGVEFKDKNTDLIDVLDDIENSGERAVIIFDEAQYLRYSNYDYTALFASLNDSYENITLILTGSEIGVLEEFLGFNDRYSPLYKREHEIVHLDRFSRGESMQYLMKGFHETGMDVPDEEIRDAVEVLDGIVGWLREYGWLRYRGRSHGTAIDEVFQRAKSDIIDELSRYSRRYLTIMMAVSEGYNAWSSLKAYLERAEGKRINDGSLNTALRNLIKYGYLEKHGDEYRITDPVIERALRHAR
- a CDS encoding flippase, with translation MSEASQALHKIARGTGIIFAGTVISMFFGFLSRAIIAREFSKAEYGVFNLALTVLSIGLVIATLGFQNALPREVAFYREKEPGKVGRLISTAIAITAVSAVTTALLIFFLAGDISLIFREERLVSALRVIVLALPFSALTAVIISASRGFGRVREQVYFQNMVYSTVFLVLVAAGVAMGLPFGYVFFAYVAAQAVTLTALGADVRKSRLFTLRASFDLRIGRELVVFSLPLLFSGILAFIMNWTDTLMLGYYKGSEVVGLYNSAAPIARLIPIFLNSAGFLYAPIAAGLYAQGKVEEMGRTYQILTKWVFMLTLPIFSVMFLFPEATIGFFFGSKYVPAASALQILALGFMFHTFLGLNGLSLVVIGESKFIMLFNLISAMFNLLLNTLLIPVYGFEGAAVATVISYSTGNILVSSRLYQKTKIHPFSWNYVKPLAISFILLGIIKGLNLKVPSIWYAVPILVAFLGVYTLLVLLSRSIDKEDVELLLAVEKRLGVDLGIIKRVLRRFV
- a CDS encoding alkaline phosphatase family protein, whose translation is MRNKKYRIAIIGLDGANKTTSKLIGIKSQLHDFVSTIPPYTPPAWTSIVTGVNPAKHGIIDFLKIDPRNFKSKLTTSYDVRYPRISEFLDVYGLRSILINLPMSYPFDGFRFRDNTIIVSDWAAPRQEIYPKKIKEKYNEYLIDPPHSWEKHKNNSREYAKLVEEFTNTRLTLYYELLEKHSWDLYFLVFSETDWFSHIFPQILEGKDTHLVSPVFRKIKKFIHDARDIADITFIVSDHGFEIKRKIFYVNQALARSGFIEYNEFKASLIRLGRRMLPPKIAKILMKKGITQMSHASNSQRRKAFFASHNTWGVYTTENSIKEQVKRALNSFPEISKVVSTEEIYTGPYLHLLPDLFIIPKKGVELSAELKRRLVEPIYKGDHEIHGVFSTYGEHIKDSIKFERLPRVYDIVPTILHIFGLPIPNDMDGRVLMEIFEEDSEFAKRKPKYVDPSYYEKNQEDEKLKKAIKNLKLKGKL
- a CDS encoding glycosyltransferase family 4 protein, whose amino-acid sequence is MKVLLIVRNVLHPHDGPSSASYNTIKGLKTFQKVLEKNEISIDILSLDTTDNRSVDVSELESPNLNIINVKSIPLEAVFGEIYCVKMYSNKLHNTHNLVHSHVPFGAFFGIFNRLPTLLTVHGMVWKERKHITNKYAKVAYGYGNTFRIRKYADKVSKLIALSPYAKEEFISLGVDPDKIAIIENPISEEFFKVKKNEENIILYPANIIPLKNQLGFLRAVKLVENEVRDFKIIFAGSGDSNYIRILKDFVRRNEIRNVKFLGRVRYKQMLTLYSNASITVLLSFQETLPMVILEAMATGTPTLVSKILPNRYIVTPNKTGVLADPNNPENIAEKLRILIDDKKLRQKLGKNAKKEAEKRWKSKVIARKLLDLYLTFT
- a CDS encoding glycosyltransferase family 4 protein yields the protein MKILQICDHFKPAIDGVANYVYNLSNYLSKRHQITVLTSDVIEFQGIFRARKINIDHEKYNPNVEITRIPAKPPYFPYARGYYMLSYIAGVLKEMVGNVDVVHTHSYMLVHTDFVTFLVKVLSKHKKPLILTVHGYGRRSNRWLNLLSEFYNKSIGKWVLSKIDKIIVLDPRAKRYFIKIGVSPEKIVVIPNGIDYESLQSFKENVEKYKTHKGNVKTILYVGRLQKEKGVKELILAFNELLKKEKFNLNLLIVGDGPQRQELENLVRKLGIEDKVMFTGYLTGKPLLQAYYSADVFILPSKFEGVPTAILEAMATGLPIIATKVGGIPWIVKEERNGYLVDTSQVPSNLINTIIILISNQKQILKISTINKKDSQKYDWKNIAKNVEKTYIKVMFGEKL
- a CDS encoding nucleotidyltransferase domain-containing protein, with the protein product MKPIITDSAKEIICNELKLPFVHSVILIGSRARGDGTAESDYDLYIVVPIILLPLLFPIIKRKEKILKEKLKADVSISPLTYSRMKRGKDTLLFHIKKEGIILCGDDIRKRITIDSPRELPNSELYQYFFDAVFYFVNSLVINHESYDHRTVNRKIAKAILYCADLKLIKKGIYAGSWKIVSELSSDKRVKNAYKIIVRASLGHPLHFDPSLIRNGRDILLEIFLELTKTDYSTKDRTIDGIIEEFESKYLFQRIGVIKRIQIALFLLLMLRNSVSRRVLKMTLFGKPLDRYLHVILLYMVLVLDPEQTTFAYKKLKGILEEFGINTKEVSPIKIWKLAREFVQQYWKIACGKIVI